CAAGGATTTCACTGTGGGTTCTAGACCTTCCAGTCCTGGTCCAGGAATTTGAAGGGTTTACTAAGAACTCTTTGATGTCAATTCAAAAATCTTATAAGTATTCATACTACTTAATATTTCCAGTTCTTCGGTTATGTTCAATTAGTGATAGGATTTAaagtattatatttattttcatattatgaAACATGTAATGACAATATTAGTATTTCTATTTATTAGAGATTTTTCTCGAATATTATGCTTGCTCTATCCATGTTGAGATGTGGTTACTTGAATAAAGCACTCCACAGCAAAAATGTTTTATGTTTGACTTAATTATAGTATGATATTTTTATGTGGAACAAAAAGATTATGGTAGAAAAAATTACAAGTTATCATGAAGTCTTTATTTGTCTCCTCATTTCAAATAATAACACACCCAAGGCAGTACTGCTATTCAAACTTTCAACATTATTTCCCAACGGTATGTTTATTCTTAAGCCACCTTTAGAATGCACAAGAGAATAAGCCTCTTGGCTTACTCCTTCAGTTTCACCCCCAATAATCAAGGACATTTCTTGCGTGCCTATGTATTTTAGCTCATCATAGGCTTCCATAGGAATCTCGTTTATTGTATCCAAGATCATAGATGAGTTTTTAGATGTTTTTACTAAACTATTGTCTGCTATAAACCAAGAGGTGGTGTTTACATTTTGTTCTATCTCTTtccagtccaatttttcgatttttattttgaaatgggCCCCCATTGCTCCTCTCAATACTTTGCTATTCCAGACATCACAACAACCTACATTGGAACAATAAGTTAGCATCAGCTCAGATAAAAATATAACAAGTAGTTACCTTTGGTTAAAATGACACTTTTACATCCTACTGCTGCACATGTTCTCAAAATGGAGCCTAGATTTCCAGGTTCCCGTATATTATCACAAATAATATTCACAGGTAGAGAGTATTTAGTTTCCCCCACATCAGGTATTTTGAACACTCCTATGAAATAAAACAATGAATCAATCTCTAAGTATCATGAATTCATAAGTACCCATTATTCCTGGACTAGTTGTCAACTCTGACCACATCTGCATTTCATTATATGGCATTTTATAGAGTTGAGCACCTAATTTAGGCAAATCAGGTTTTATTTCATCGACATCATCTTTTCTACTGAACAATATATATTGCAATTTACAACCGGATTTGAGAGCTTCACTTATGAGTCTTTTCCCTTCCACAAGGAAAGATTCTTGTTTTTTAAGAGATTTTGCTGACTTCAAATTTGATAGCACCCTCCTGAAAACATTTTGGGGATCAAGTTATTGCAGAGTTAGTTTTGCTATACATACGCAACCCTGGGGTCATTATCTTTCATTTTCGTGAATATAATATTACCATCACCATCTATTATGGTTTCTAACATATCCGTTGTGGATTCTTTTTGTTTCTTCATTTTTCGTAGGGTAGGCATTCTTTGTTCAGATTTCATTTGTTTGGAGTTGAAACTAAAACTAATGGGATAATCAGACTTTTGTGGTGGTTCCTTTTTATCTTTGCTAGGAATTAATTCCATCTCAACATCTTTTTCCATTTCTTCAGGATAATACACTCTTTTAGGTGTTCTACTTGACCACCTTGGCATATATCGTATTTGTTGGAAATTAGCGagtttttgaacattttcacTAACGACCAActtgaaaataaacatttttattttaaaattgaaatatgccTGGCCTAGTGTAGTGGTGtatggaaatggaaatttcaaaataataacctataaatatgaaaaatcaCAGTTTCCTTCTTATGCAATTCATCAGTGACCTCTCTGTGTcgttaatttaaaaaattattgttttgaTTGTTGTTTTGACAAGGGCGACAACATGTATTGGATTTTGCGATTTGAAAACATTTAAGTATTCTAGtagaaatttttataatttaccTTGAAATATTACTTCACAGGGAAAAAGACACAAAAAATGTCTGAAAATATAGTCTTGGAAGGTAAAGTTCAAATTACAGAACTCAATAATTAAGTGTAAATTAGATAAAATGATGACCACTCTTTTATTCAGGCAATTTAGATATGCTCCACAGCCTCTACGATTTTAAGGCTACATATCCCAGAACGCTAAGCTTTAGAAATAATGAATACTTCATTCTAAATCAGGTTAATACGAGAAAGAAAAATTGGTGGGAAGTGATAAATGGCAAGGGCGAAACAGGTTACATTCCCTCCAATTATGTTGAAACATTAACAGTTAATCCCTCATTCTACTTGCATTTTGTGGAGAGCTGTTTAGATTCCCTGTCTAGAAATGAGGATTGTGCTTTAAGTACCACTACCGATAGAAAAAAGACCATTAAAAAATTAACAGAGATCAAAAAACAACTTGAGCAGCTACCTGAAATACAAAAGAGTACAGTTGGATCCCAGGGTGATATGCCACctttaatatttcaaaattctgaTGGTCAGCTTGAAATGAATGTGGAATCGAATTGTAGTTTCGATAAAAACTTAGAGGAAGACTGTGCCAAACCTGTGGTGAACAGAATGTTGAGtagagaaaatatgagaaagtCCTTGGAGAATTTACACGACTCTAAGTCGGATAGTCTATCCACACAACGAAGGAAATCTCTAACAAGCAATTGTTACAGCATCTCACCTGCTATAACGCATCAAAGTGTCTATGATCTAGTTGAAAGTGTAAGAATCAATACAGAATTGTCCCATGAAATGTCGAAGATAGCAGTAGGTATATAAATCCTTGAAAATGGGAAGGTTTTGTTTGGTCTGATATTGAGTACTTTTATAGGTACAGTCATTCAAGGATTACATGAATTGTTGCCTGCATCGGTTTTTCCTTACCTTAGTACCATTCAGTCTCATATTGAAACACCACTCGTGGTGGATGATGTTCAAATTGAACAGACACACGATGCCAGTAGGTTAAGATTGATTTTCAACGAACTTACTTCTTGTAAAGAAGATTCCCAACAAAGAAGCTGGATGTTACATGAGGATGAGGGAACTATTACTGAGTATATAAAAGAACTTATCTCGATTCTGGTAAGatacaatttttgtttattcagTCGAAGTCATCTGGAAAATGAATTCACTTTCTCTTCCTACATTTCAAGTAGCAAAATTTAATATATGTAGTTTACTTTAGCTCTTTTTTTCGTTGTTGTTCTAAAACTTATGAATGAAAATGCAAATTACTGCCATATTTTAGTCAAATGCGGATGCCAGTATTTCACGACATGTTATTTCATATGATCAGTATCACTGCATCACAACGTTAATTCAGTATTATCAAATGGAAATTCGATGGTCCATAAGACAACTCCTCTTACAAGCATTTGGTGTGTTGTGTAGTCTTGATAAGACGGTTGTGGATATTATGTTGAACTCTGTTCTACCTGGAGAACTTGCAAGGTGAATAGAATCTTCAAATTGCAACAAAGAATGAACGTATGAAATTCAAATTAACTATTTTATGGTGGGATAAAAATTAAATGAGtaaaaagtttccattttccattAACTTATATTAAATTTCAGGGATATGGTTATGAACTCTAGGAATATACCGAAATTAAATTATTCGTGTTTACTATTAACAATGATTTTCTCAATGGGTCTTCCAATGCCTGTAACAAATCTAGGTAAATAGAACGAACAATATCAAAATTATCTCGTGATTAATCGCCCTCTTTTCAGATCTTCTTGGGGTTCAGTTTCTCAATTTCATACTGGATAATATTGAAAATCCCCCCGATACTGATGTGGACGACCAAATACCCGATCTTTTCTTGAATTTCGTGATATCTTTCAACCTGCAATTTCAAGAGTATGATGAGAATCCTGTCATGGTCGCTTTG
Above is a window of Coccinella septempunctata chromosome 5, icCocSept1.1, whole genome shotgun sequence DNA encoding:
- the LOC123313288 gene encoding rRNA methyltransferase 3, mitochondrial, whose product is MFIFKLVVSENVQKLANFQQIRYMPRWSSRTPKRVYYPEEMEKDVEMELIPSKDKKEPPQKSDYPISFSFNSKQMKSEQRMPTLRKMKKQKESTTDMLETIIDGDGNIIFTKMKDNDPRVARVLSNLKSAKSLKKQESFLVEGKRLISEALKSGCKLQYILFSRKDDVDEIKPDLPKLGAQLYKMPYNEMQMWSELTTSPGIMGVFKIPDVGETKYSLPVNIICDNIREPGNLGSILRTCAAVGCKSVILTKGCCDVWNSKVLRGAMGAHFKIKIEKLDWKEIEQNVNTTSWFIADNSLVKTSKNSSMILDTINEIPMEAYDELKYIGTQEMSLIIGGETEGVSQEAYSLVHSKGGLRINIPLGNNVESLNSSTALGVLLFEMRRQIKTS
- the LOC123313286 gene encoding NCK-interacting protein with SH3 domain, with translation MSENIVLEGNLDMLHSLYDFKATYPRTLSFRNNEYFILNQVNTRKKNWWEVINGKGETGYIPSNYVETLTVNPSFYLHFVESCLDSLSRNEDCALSTTTDRKKTIKKLTEIKKQLEQLPEIQKSTVGSQGDMPPLIFQNSDGQLEMNVESNCSFDKNLEEDCAKPVVNRMLSRENMRKSLENLHDSKSDSLSTQRRKSLTSNCYSISPAITHQSVYDLVESVRINTELSHEMSKIAVGTVIQGLHELLPASVFPYLSTIQSHIETPLVVDDVQIEQTHDASRLRLIFNELTSCKEDSQQRSWMLHEDEGTITEYIKELISILSNADASISRHVISYDQYHCITTLIQYYQMEIRWSIRQLLLQAFGVLCSLDKTVVDIMLNSVLPGELARDMVMNSRNIPKLNYSCLLLTMIFSMGLPMPVTNLDLLGVQFLNFILDNIENPPDTDVDDQIPDLFLNFVISFNLQFQEYDENPVMVALSQRNIAKFFTEKLLLLLNREEDPIRIFDHTPAPPHSLLKLFIDLFNSEETANLFYTNDIKVLIDIVVRNISDLSPDDVRRTQYLQLCRLIMKNTNYEEHRHRIDEISKCFTRIFCEEGRVSAKDQKLVREISNEFPQYFK